The nucleotide window ACGCCGGGGCCGGCGGCGTGCCGCCGTGATGGCGGAGATCAACGTCACGCCGATGGTCGACGTGATGCTGGTGTTGCTGATCATCTTCATGGTGGCGGCGCCGTTGATGACTTCAACGATCGATATCGATCTCCCCGTCGCCGGCGGCGGCAAGCAACTGCAAGCGAACGCGCCGCCGCTGACGCTGTCGGTCAAGCGCACCGGCGGGACCTGCAATTCCAACGTCGAGCTCTATCTCGGGGACACGCTGATTCCGGCTGGTGAACTCCTGCCCAAGATAACGGCGATCAAGGAGACCAGATCGGAGGCCGAGCGCGTGGTATACCTGCGGGGCGACAAGGACGTCTGTTACACGGATATGATGAAATTATTGGGGTATATTCGGCAGGCGGGGTTCAAGGCGAATATTGTGATCGTGCCGGAGCAAGGCTCCTGAGCCATGCAGCGGCGTGCGGATGATTGAGGGCGGAGCGGGAAAGCTCGAGTGAAGATCAAGGTCGACAAGACGGTGATGGCGTCGGTTGCCCTGCACGTGCTCGTGCTGGGCTGGGTGATGCTGTCGTTCTCGACCAAGGCGCTCGAAATGCCGCCGGAAGAGTCGGTCGCGGTCGATGTCGTTTCGCCCGACCAGCTTGCCAAGGTGATGGCCGGCATGAAGACCGGCAAGAAGGAAAACCCGAAGCCGCTGGTCGAGAAAGTCGCCGAAGCCAAGCCGGTCGACGATGCCGTCGGCAAGATCACCGAGAAGGCGCCGGTCGTGACCGAGACTGCGCCGCCTCCGCAGCCGAAGGTCGAGGAAAAGCCGGTCGAGAAGAAACCCGACCCGCCGAAGGTCGTCGAGAAGCCGAAGGAAGAGCCCAAGCAGGTCGAGAAAAAGCCC belongs to Bradyrhizobium icense and includes:
- a CDS encoding biopolymer transporter ExbD; its protein translation is MAMNMAGSAGGGGGRRGRRRAAVMAEINVTPMVDVMLVLLIIFMVAAPLMTSTIDIDLPVAGGGKQLQANAPPLTLSVKRTGGTCNSNVELYLGDTLIPAGELLPKITAIKETRSEAERVVYLRGDKDVCYTDMMKLLGYIRQAGFKANIVIVPEQGS